Within Amycolatopsis sp. cg5, the genomic segment CCGCCGGGATCAGCCACTTCGGCTTCGCCGAGGCTGGTTTCGGCGGCTGTGGTGGCGCGGCGGGCCGCTGCTGGAACGCCTGGTGCGGTGTGCCCGGATGCTGGATCGCCGTCGGCGCGGGCACCGCGGTGCCCGGCGGGGGCGTAGCAGGCGCGACGGGCATGGTCGGCATCGCGGGCGCCGTCGGCGGCACGAACGCGGTCTTGGTGTCGCCGTGGCTGATCGCGTTGAGCGCGCGGACGGTGTCGTTCATCGTCGGCCGGGTGACCGGGTCCTGCCGCAGCATCTTGCCCAGCGCACCGGACAACGACCCGGCGTTGTCGATCGACGGCGGCCCGCCCTGGCCGTTCTCACCGAACGGCGGCACGCCTTCGACGGCCGTGTACAGCGTCGCGCCCAGCGAGAACACGTCCGAAGCAGGCGTCGCGGGCAGGCCACGCGCCACCTCGGGCGAGCGGTACGCGGGGGTCGGCCCGCCACCGGTGATGCCGATGTCGGTGAGCTTGACGCCGCCGTCGTCCGCGAGCAGCACCGTGCCCGGCTCGAGCGTGCGGTGGATGATGTTCGCCGCGTGCAGCGTCGCCAGCGTCGAGCCGAGCTGGATGCCCAGCCCGGCGGCCTGCTCGGGAGTGAGCCTGCCGTGCTCGGCCAGGAACTGCGCCATGCTGCGCGACGGGATGTACTCCATCACGATCCACACGTCTTCGTCCTCGTGGAAGACGTCGTGCACCGTGATCGCGCACTTGTGCTCGATCTTGGCGGCGTTGCGGCCTTCGAGGAACGCCTGCTCGCGCGCCTGCGCCGCCTGTTCCGGCGTCAGGCCGGACGGGATCAGGAGGCGTTTCATCGCGACCGTGCGATGCAGCCGCAGGTCGAGCGCCAGCCACACGATGCCCGCGCGGCCACGCCCGATCGGCTGGTCAAGGCGATAACGCTCGCCGACGACAGAACCTTCGGTACTCACCACAGATCGATCATCCACCTGCGGGCGTAGAGGTCGTGTCTGATGACGGTGGCGTCGTCGTCGACTTGGAGGTCGTCGTCTTGGAAGTCGGCGTCGTCTTCGTCGTTTCCGGCGGCGTCGTCTTGGTCGAGGTCTTCTCCGAAGTCGTCTTTTCGGACGAGGTCGTCTTCTTGGTCGTCGTCTCCGTCGGAGTGGTGCTCTCCTCCGTCGGCGGCGTGTCCGTGGTCGACGGCGACGACTTCGGGGACGACGGCGCCGAGGTGCTCGGCTTCGTGTCGGTCGTCGCGGTGCTGCTGCGCGGGCTGAACACCCAGATGCCCATGGCGATGAGCCCGACCAGCACGATGCCGCCGATGATCGCGGGCTTCTTCCACGCGCCCGGCTTCTCTTCGTCGTCCTTCGCGGCCGGTTCCGCGACCGGACGCCGAGGCGCGGGCGGAGGCGGCGGCGCGGGCTCGTCGTCGAAGTCGTCGTCGTAATCGTCGTAGTCCGACATCGGGACAGCGCGCGTCGCGTTCGGCCCAGGCGGCGGGCCTGCGGGCGGAAGCGCGGTCGTCCGGTCGAAGCCGGAGTCGTACGCGGCGTTGTCGTAGTCGTTCTGCGGGTACGAGCCACCGTCGTCGTAGTCGTACTCGTTGTCGTAGAACCCGCCCTGGCGCGACTGGCCCGGCTGGTCGAGCAACGTGCCGGAGTGGCCGTTCTCGCCCTCGAACAGCTGCGTCGAGCCGGGCGC encodes:
- a CDS encoding serine/threonine-protein kinase, translating into MSTEGSVVGERYRLDQPIGRGRAGIVWLALDLRLHRTVAMKRLLIPSGLTPEQAAQAREQAFLEGRNAAKIEHKCAITVHDVFHEDEDVWIVMEYIPSRSMAQFLAEHGRLTPEQAAGLGIQLGSTLATLHAANIIHRTLEPGTVLLADDGGVKLTDIGITGGGPTPAYRSPEVARGLPATPASDVFSLGATLYTAVEGVPPFGENGQGGPPSIDNAGSLSGALGKMLRQDPVTRPTMNDTVRALNAISHGDTKTAFVPPTAPAMPTMPVAPATPPPGTAVPAPTAIQHPGTPHQAFQQRPAAPPQPPKPASAKPKWLIPAVAVVVAILVGVLIVELFFV